One genomic window of Lytechinus variegatus isolate NC3 chromosome 1, Lvar_3.0, whole genome shotgun sequence includes the following:
- the LOC121430618 gene encoding golgin subfamily A member 6-like protein 1, protein MLDEFIQCLKQEGEVEVIHGQEIRCGTESDEEEIEDVKNKGKETEQEVKAEEKLDTEEEKVEKLEEELTEEQMKVEEEEEKQTEEKVEPEEEELKEELKTASEMDAEEGLKTEPSEEELKEDKEVETGKVNLRAEEEKEPKAAVMNAEEWLETEPVEEELMEDEEVDTEKVELKAKEEEEPKAAEMNAEEGLEAEQLEEELEEDKEVETGKVEMKADEEEEELKAAMMNAEPVEKMGMDKGQMEDKEVDTDEDKVRTLEPEADEEKEETEEELKAVREPMLGEEEHQILEEKVEAEELTTQEMKADEIEKEPQEIEKDEKVRADEEELKEEMKTENEGEIFVDRKLKEEITDDKERMMTGKDALVIISLNNATKEKKGVDNEQKLPRVLEESTEFAESFWNEMWMEKVKLEEEEGQTKIKKMEDTNEMEQDVPELQDFKEEVKMSGKDDDIKKESNGDITDQIVDNGRRLKWWKTLCCFGWRRRRRRS, encoded by the coding sequence ATGCTTGACGAGTTCATCCAGTGTCTGAAACAAGAAGGAGAAGTAGAGGTGATTCATGGACAGGAAATCAGATGCGGGACAGAATCAGATGAAGAGGAAATAGAGGACGTGAAGAATAAGGGGAAGGAGACAGAGCAAGAGGTGAAAGCCGAGGAGAAGTTGGATACAGAGGAGGAGAAGGTGGAGAAATTGGAAGAGGAGCTGACAGAAGAGCAGATGAAggtagaggaggaggaagagaagcaGACAGAGGAGAAGGTGGAGCCCGAGGAGGAAGAGCTAAAGGAGGAGCTGAAGACTGCATCAGAGATGGATGCGGAGGAAGGGCTGAAAACAGAGCCGTCGGAGGAGGAACTAAAGGAAGATAAGGAGGTGGAGACAGGGAAGGTAAATCTGAGAGCTGAGGAGGAGAAGGAGCCGAAGGCTGCAGTGATGAATGCAGAGGAATGGCTGGAAACAGAGCCGGTGGAGGAGGAGCTAATGGAAGATGAGGAGGTGGATACAGAGAAGGTAGAGTTGAAGGccaaggaggaggaggagccGAAGGCTGCAGAGATGAATGCAGAGGAAGGGCTAGAAGCAGAGCAGTTAGAGGAGGAGCTAGAGGAAGATAAGGAGGTGGAGACAGGGAAGGTAGAGATGAAGGCtgatgaggaggaagaggagcTAAAGGCTGCAATGATGAATGCAGAGCCGGTGGAGAAGATGGGAATGGATAAGGGGCAAATGGAAGATAAGGAGGTGGACACAGATGAAGACAAGGTGAGGACACTTGAGCCTGAGGCAGATGAGGAAAAGGAGGAGACAGAAGAGGAGCTTAAGGCAGTAAGGGAGCCAATGCTGGGAGAGGAGGAGCATCAGATATTGGAGGAGAAGGTGGAGGCTGAGGAGCTGACAACACAGGAGATGAAGGCGGATGAGATTGAGAAGGAACCACAGGAGATAGAGAAAGATGAGAAGGTCCGAGCAGACGAGGAGGAACTTAAGGAGGAGATGAAGACCGAGAATGAGGGAGAGATTTTTGTCGATAGGAAGCTGAAGGAAGAAATAACGGACGACAAGGAGAGGATGATGACAGGAAAGGATGCATTGGTAATCATCTCCTTGAACAATGCCACAAAGGAGAAGAAAGGGGTGGACAATGAACAGAAGCTTCCAAGAGTGCTTGAGGAATCAACAGAGTTTGCCGAGTCCTTTTGGAATGAGATGTGGATGGAGAAAGTGAAGttggaagaggaggaggggcaGACGAAGATAAAAAAGATGGAGGACACAAATGAAATGGAACAGGATGTTCCAGAGTTGCAAGACTTTAAAGAGGAGGTAAAGATGAGCGGAAAAGATGACGATATCAAGAAGGAAAGTAATGGGGATATCACTGACCAGATAGTCGATAATGGAAGGAGACTGAAGTGGTGGAAGACACTTTGCTGTTTTGGTTGGCGAAGGCGTAGGAGGCGCTCTTGA